In Saccharomyces eubayanus strain FM1318 chromosome XIII, whole genome shotgun sequence, one DNA window encodes the following:
- the TIF11 gene encoding translation initiation complex factor eIF1A, with translation MGKKNTKGGKKGRRGKNDYDGPKRELYYKEEGQEYAQITKMLGNGRVEASCFDGNKRMAHIRGKLRKKVWMGQGDIILVSLRDFQDDQCDVVHKYNLDEARTLKTQGELPENAKINETDNFGFESDEDVNFEFGNADEDDDEGEDEELDIDDI, from the coding sequence ATGGGTAAGAAGAACACTAAAGGTGGTAAAAAAGGTAGAAGAGGTAAGAACGACTATGACGGTCCAAAGCGTGAGCTTTattacaaagaagaaggccAGGAATATGCTCAAATAACCAAGATGTTGGGTAATGGTAGAGTCGAAGCCAGTTGTTTTGACGGTAACAAAAGAATGGCTCATATTAGAGGTAAGTTAAGAAAGAAGGTCTGGATGGGACAAGGTGatattattcttgtttctttgagaGATTTCCAAGACGACCAATGTGATGTTGTCCACAAATATAATTTAGATGAAGCTAGAACACTGAAGACCCAAGGTGAACTTCCTGAGAACGCTAAGATTAATGAAACCGATAACTTCGGTTTCGAATCTGACGAAGACGTtaactttgaatttggtaatgctgatgaagatgatgatgaaggtgaagatgaagaactTGATATTGATGACATTTAA
- the TPS3 gene encoding trehalose 6-phosphate synthase/phosphatase complex subunit, whose amino-acid sequence MTIIVASLFLPYTPQFEADVTNSDTAKLVESSMIKVDCNNQELGKQERSSSVTSANSHHIGLPQEPQINGDPLSRITATTPATAANFHNGMEMLSSEQFLEELTANATHAANSGNPQSNPVSSASAALQPSVEEFFSAPSARVCSPPQEASASSSNAPSSHHNDLSSSLLKNANLSFDACSPRTRSSSKSAVITPVSKSVPGVDPAVVDVAKVREEFQQQASLPSMKRVSGGTTGDSSSATASTGSNLRYCEQFHDNFIEDTDSEDDIDSDLETDATKEYNVPKFGGYSNNAKLRASLMRNSYELFKHLPWTIVDSDKGNGSLKNAVNIAVAEKTVKEPVSWVGTMGIPTDELPHEVCQKITKKLEHDFNSHSVVTDDITFKGAYKNYAKQILWPTLHYQIPDNPNSKAFEDHSWDYYQKVNQKFADKIVAVYRPGDTIWIHDYHLMLVPQMVREKLPKAKIGFFLHVSFPSSEVFRCLANREKILEGIIGANFVGFQTKEYKRHFLQTCNRLLAADVSNDEVKYHCNIVSVMYAPIGIDYFHLASQLRNESVLEWRQLIKERWHDKKLIVCRDQFDRIRGLQKKMLAYERFLKENPEYIEKVVLIQICIGKSSDPEYERQIMVVVDRINSLSSNISISQPVVFLHQELDFAQYLALNCEADAFLVNALREGMNLTCHEFIVSSFEKNAPLLLSEFTGSSSVLKEGAILINPWDINLVAQSIKRSLEMSPEEKRRRWKKLFKSVIEHDSDNWITKCCEYVSNAWESNQETSTVFNLAPEKFCSDYRASKKHLFIFKISEPPTSRILSLLSELSSNNIVYVLSSFTKNTSEGLYNGVLNIGLIAENGAYVRVNGSWYNIVEELDWMQEVAKIFDEKVERLPGSYYKIADSMIRFHTENAEDQDRVPTVIGEAITHINTLFDDKDIHAYVHKNIVFVQQTGLALAAAEFLMKFYNSGVNTTDNSRISLSRTNSSMSFRSNKKHLQNHVDFVCISGSTSPIIEPLFKLVKQEVEKNNLKFGYTILYGSSRSTYAKEHINGVNELFTILHDMTAA is encoded by the coding sequence ATGACTATCATCGTCGCTTCTTTGTTCTTACCATACACGCCTCAGTTCGAGGCCGATGTCACGAATTCAGACACCGCCAAGCTGGTTGAATCAAGCATGATCAAGGTGGACTGCAACAATCAGGAATTGGggaaacaagaaagaagcagCTCTGTGACTTCGGCGAACTCTCATCATATCGGTTTGCCCCAAGAGCCTCAGATCAATGGTGATCCTTTGTCTAGGATCACGGCAACCACACCGGCCACGGCGGCCAACTTCCACAATGGCATGGAAATGCTATCCTCTGAGcaatttttggaagaattgACTGCCAATGCCACCCATGCGGCCAATTCCGGTAACCCTCAGTCCAACCCAGTGAGTTCTGCTTCTGCTGCCCTACAGCCTTCAGTGGAAGAGTTTTTCTCAGCTCCTAGTGCCAGAGTCTGTTCTCCCCCACAAGAAGCGTCTGCCTCTTCTTCCAACGCTCCATCATCTCACCATAACGACTTGAGCTCTagccttttgaaaaatgctAATTTATCATTTGACGCTTGTTCTCCTAGGACTAGAAGCTCATCCAAGAGTGCCGTGATTACCCCGGTTTCCAAGAGCGTCCCAGGCGTGGACCCTGCCGTTGTCGATGTGGCCAAAGTTAGAGAGGAGTTTCAACAGCAAGCCTCCTTGCCCTCCATGAAAAGAGTTTCTGGTGGTACTACTGGCGATTCTTCTAGCGCTACTGCGTCCACAGGTTCCAATTTAAGATATTGTGAGCAGTTCCACGATAACTTTATTGAAGACACTGATAGTGAAGACGATATCGATTCTGATTTGGAGACTGATGCTACCAAAGAATACAATGTCCCTAAATTCGGTGGCTATTCAAATAACGCGAAATTAAGAGCATCTCTAATGAGGAATTCGTATGAGCTGTTTAAACATTTACCATGGACAATAGTCGATAGCGACAAAGGTAACGGATCCTTGAAAAATGCAGTTAATATTGCAGTCGCTGAAAAGACCGTGAAAGAACCTGTTTCTTGGGTAGGTACGATGGGTATCCCCACCGATGAACTTCCTCACGAAGTGTGCCAGAAGATTACAAAGAAGTTGGAACACGACTTCAATTCTCATTCAGTGGTCACTGATGATATCACTTTCAAAGGGGCTTATAAAAACTATGCCAAGCAAATCTTGTGGCCTACTCTACATTACCAAATTCCGGATAATCCAAATTCGAAGGCTTTCGAAGACCATTCCTGGGACTACTATCAGAAAGTCAACCAGAAGTTTGCTGATAAGATTGTTGCTGTTTACAGACCAGGTGACACTATCTGGATCCATGATTACCATCTGATGCTTGTTCCGCAAATGGTAAGAGAGAAACTACCCAAGGCTAAGATTGGGTTTTTCTTACACGTTTCGTTCCCAAGTAGTGAGGTCTTTAGGTGCCTTGCtaacagagaaaaaatcCTTGAAGGTATCATTGGTGCAAACTTTGTTGGATTCCAAACTAAAGAATATAAGAGACATTTCCTGCAAACTTGTAATAGGTTACTGGCCGCAGACGTCTCTAATGACGAGGTTAAGTACCATTGCAATATTGTTTCCGTGATGTACGCGCCAATCGGTATTGATTATTTCCATTTGGCATCGCAATTGAGAAATGAGTCTGTGTTGGAATGGCGTCAATTGATTAAAGAAAGATGGCATGACAAAAAACTGATTGTTTGTCGTGATCAATTTGATAGAATCAGAGGtctccaaaagaaaatgttagCTTACGAAAGGTTTCTGAAAGAAAATCCTGAATACATCGAAAAAGttgttttgattcaaaTCTGTATCGGGAAGAGCTCAGATCCTGAATATGAGCGTCAAATCATGGTTGTCGTTGATAGAATCAACTCTCTGTCTTCTAATATTAGTATTTCTCAACCAGTGGTCTTTTTACATCAAGAATTGGATTTTGCCCAGTATTTGGCATTGAATTGTGAAGCTGACGCTTTCTTAGTGAACGCCTTAAGAGAAGGTATGAATTTGACATGTCACGAATTTATCGTTAGttcatttgaaaagaacgcGCCTTTGCTTTTATCTGAATTCACCGGTAGTTCTTCCGTCTTAAAGGAAGGTGCTATCTTAATCAACCCGTGGGATATAAATCTTGTAGCACAGAGTATCAAAAGAAGTTTGGAAATGTCCCCTGAAGAGAAGAGACGTAGATGGAAGAAGTTATTTAAAAGTGTGATTGAACATGATTCCGATAATTGGATCACTAAATGTTGCGAGTACGTGAGTAACGCTTGGGAATCCAACCAAGAAACATCAACTGTTTTTAACTTAGCTCCAGAAAAATTCTGTTCTGATTACAGAGCTTCTAAAAAGCACttgttcatcttcaaaatttcagagCCCCCAACATCAAGAATATTATCTTTATTAAGTGAATTAAGCTCTAACAACATTGTTTATGTTTTGAGTTCCTTTACCAAGAATACATCTGAAGGTTTATACAATGGTGTTCTAAACATCGGTTTAATAGCTGAAAATGGTGCCTATGTTAGAGTTAATGGGTCGTGGTACAATATTGTAGAAGAGCTCGACTGGATGCAAGAAGTAGCCAAGATCTTTGACGAAAAAGTAGAAAGATTACCTGGCTCCTATTACAAGATTGCCGATTCTATGATCAGATTCCATACAGAAAATGCAGAAGATCAAGACCGTGTCCCAACCGTCATCGGTGAAGCTATCACACACATTAACACTTTATTCGATGATAAGGATATCCACGCTTATGTGCATAAGAATATTGTCTTTGTTCAACAAACGGGGTTGGCCTTAGCCGCTGCtgaatttttgatgaaattctACAATAGTGGCGTCAATACCACCGACAATAGCAGAATCTCTCTATCAAGgacaaattcttcaatgaGTTTCAGGagcaacaaaaaacatttaCAAAACCACGTGGATTTTGTTTGTATTTCTGGTTCAACATCACCTATCATTGAGCCATTGTTCAAGTTGGTCAAGCAAGAAGTTGAGAAAAACAACCTAAAATTCGGCTACACCATCCTTTATGGTAGCTCCAGATCTACATATGCCAAAGAGCACATTAACGGTGTCAACGAACTTTTCACAATTCTTCACGATATGACAGCAGCTTGA
- a CDS encoding putative endodeoxyribonuclease — protein sequence MADCDRDQDTVAMNKLVDAHCHVSTDPESSCGGDDGGFQGTVRCVMSSNPYDWSNLKKMASNGRRKDDMCVGFGVHPWYSHLFYVGGQRDKLSHYEGVLEYKDGDQFARLVQVLPEPLDLEEYIAREFDGTLVGVIGEIGLDKLFRLPANGFYTQGEKARLTTVKVKLSHQEAVFRRFCQLARDTRRPVSIHGVKCHGKLNDICNEELLPCSSVKICLHSYTGSKETLLGQWLKTFSPDRVFVSLSKWINFKNPDEGNGLVRSLPPTCILTETDFPIDNPDPAYQADLTEQLQYLNAQIAQAWDEGHDASQATSHVYDNFQRFIK from the coding sequence ATGGCAGATTGCGACCGGGACCAGGACACTGTAGCTATGAATAAGCTGGTCGATGCACACTGCCATGTTAGTACTGATCCAGAAAGCTCATGTGGCGGAGACGACGGAGGGTTTCAGGGCACGGTACGATGTGTGATGTCATCAAACCCTTATGACTGGagcaatttgaaaaaaatggccAGCAATGGCAGACGGAAGGACGATATGTGCGTAGGGTTTGGCGTTCATCCTTGGTACAGTCACCTGTTTTATGTGGGGGGGCAACGCGATAAGCTTTCCCACTATGAAGGCGTACTGGAGTATAAGGACGGAGACCAGTTCGCCCGTTTGGTCCAGGTGCTGCCTGAGCCTCTAGATCTTGAAGAGTATATAGCAAGGGAGTTCGACGGCACACTGGTTGGTGTGATTGGAGAGATAGGGCTGGATAAGCTTTTTAGACTACCTGCAAACGGGTTCTACACGCAAGGCGAGAAGGCCAGGCTAACTACGGTAAAAGTCAAACTGTCGCATCAGGAGGCGGTCTTCAGGCGGTTCTGTCAGTTGGCCAGAGACACACGTAGGCCCGTCTCCATCCACGGCGTTAAGTGCCACGGGAAACTCAACGACATCTGCAACGAAGAGCTCTTGCCCTGCTCGTCCGTCAAGATATGCTTGCACTCGTACACAGGGTCCAAAGAGACGCTCTTGGGCCAATGGCTCAAGACGTTCTCTCCGGACCGTGTCTTTGTGAGCTTGTCCAAATGGATCAACTTCAAGAACCCAGACGAGGGCAACGGCCTGGTCAGGAGCCTACCCCCCACGTGTATACTGACGGAAACCGACTTCCCCATTGACAATCCAGATCCAGCGTACCAAGCAGATCTTACTGAGCAGCTGCAATATCTGAACGCTCAAATAGCGCAGGCATGGGATGAGGGCCATGATGCCTCACAGGCTACCTCGCATGTGTACGACAACTTTCAGAGGTTTAttaaatag
- the SAP30 gene encoding Sap30p: protein MIVWYTVKCNSFSCLAFSKGQAQHKTTMARPINGNSEVESRGRVLQGGGYXNNNNINNNGNNNNGNGNGNGNGNNNNNNSNNNNSNNGNGPGANGRANGKQRLTAAQQQYIKNLIETHITNNHADLRPTSHPVDFEEYTDAFLRKYKDHFQLDVPDNLTLQGYLLGSKLGAKTYSYKRNTQGQHDARIHKKDLANVVRRHFDEHSIKETDCIPQFIYKVKNQKKKFKMEFRG from the coding sequence ATGATTGTGTGGTACACTGTGAAGTGCAATTCGTTCAGTTGTTTGGCGTTTTCGAAGGGGCAGGCACAGCACAAGACAACAATGGCAAGACCGATTAACGGAAACAGCGAAGTAGAATCGAGAGGAAGGGTCCTCCAGGGCGGTGGTTACGMaaataacaacaatataaacaacaacggcaacaacaacaacggcAATGGAAACGGAAACGGAAACggtaataataacaataacaacagcaacaacaacaactcAAACAATGGGAACGGGCCTGGAGCCAACGGGAGAGCTAACGGGAAGCAAAGACTCACGGCAGCACAGCAGCAGTACATCAAAAATCTTATAGAGACGCATATCACGAATAACCATGCTGATCTGCGCCCAACAAGCCATCCGGtggattttgaagagtACACGGATGCGTTCCTGAGGAAGTACAAGGACCATTTTCAATTGGACGTGCCCGACAACCTCACTCTGCAGGGATACCTTCTGGGCTCTAAACTGGGCGCAAAGACCTACTCGTACAAGAGGAACACACAGGGACAGCACGACGCAAGGATACACAAGAAGGATCTCGCCAACGTGGTGAGAAGGCATTTCGACGAGCATTCcatcaaagaaacagaCTGCATACCGCAATTCATATATAAGGTGAAAaaccagaagaaaaaattcaagatgGAATTCCGGGGCTGA
- the CUE1 gene encoding Cue1p — protein sequence MENSKLLITLVLVFGGIFLRKFFQSNQHPSAQRLSSTGVNAHGRTQGPTHGALRRAGRTNGGHPVTTQMVETVQNLAPNLHPEQIRYSLENTGSVEETVEKYLHGDEFSFPPGFEPSRAPMGAAGGNNNNGTGGGEFNDPRKKNMICAENLLDKFHVDPNEDMSQVSFKDLDIEERKKLLVWQARKNMETKLQNDKDLQSLLN from the coding sequence ATGGAGAATTCGAAATTGCTTATCACTTTGGTTCTAGTGTTTGGAGGTATATTTCTCAGGaaattcttccaaagtaATCAGCATCCCTCAGCGCAACGTTTATCCTCTACGGGAGTAAACGCACATGGGCGCACTCAAGGCCCTACCCATGGTGCTCTGAGAAGGGCGGGGAGGACTAATGGTGGCCACCCCGTGACCACTCAGATGGTTGAAACAGTGCAGAACCTCGCACCTAACTTACACCCCGAGCAAATTAGATATAGTTTGGAAAATACGGGTTCGGTGGAGGAAACAGTGGAAAAGTACCTGCATGGCGACGAGTTCAGCTTCCCACCCGGGTTTGAGCCTTCTAGGGCGCCAATGGGCGCTGCCGGTGgtaataacaataacggTACTGGTGGCGGCGAATTCAACGACCCtagaaagaagaatatgatCTGTGCTGAGAATCTACTGGACAAATTCCATGTGGACCCCAATGAAGACATGAGCCAGGTGAGTTTCAAAGACCTGGATATCgaagagagaaagaagttGCTGGTTTGGCAGGCcagaaaaaatatggaaaCGAAACTGCAAAACGACAAAGATTTGCAGAGCTTGTTGAATTGA
- the RSN1 gene encoding Rsn1p, which translates to MGNKTTTATASNTSTEQVVTALVSNGAIFLAFIIAFILLRMKLKRIYEPKSSFNLINEEKKPEPLPKGLWQWIKPLLKKSDNFIIQQAGLDGYFFLRYLFILSVYCAVSLLYIFPILLALNAAGGGNLQTGMNRLAYQNVKHRGRYFGHVFCGWIFFWGFLYIVYRELYFYTSMRQAVLASPRYARKLASRTVLFQTVPKQYLSEEEFSKLFDGVKRVWIARGSGEIEAMVKKRDGMALQLEGAIISYMKSALKEIKKLNKKSPQMSVSSNIADYVPDKKRPHHKINKFAKFFFGKKVDTITYIKEELPKLNAQVKELQADHESASPFNSVFVEFESQYQAQVASQITTYHAPLFMTPAHVGIEPSNIVWFNMRMFWWERLGRKVTSVSAIVALVILWATPVAFVGSISNITALTKELPWLNFIYRLPDHLMGLLTSLAPTVALALLMSLLPVFIRHMAVAQGAPSKQIVEHFTQQAYFAFQVIQVFLVVTISSAATSTVSAIIEDPSKAMNLLASNLPKASNFFISYVILQGFSVSSGALLQIVPLIIFYLLGALLDGTVRKKWNRFSGLSSMQWGTTFPVFTNMAVIIFSYAIISPLILLFGAVAFFLLYVAYLYNLTYVYQESPDGRGIYYPRALFQSLVGVYIGQVCLLGLFVVGKGYGPIILQIIGICVTVFVHLHLNIAFDHLSKVVPVDTMKPLDGILDTPSFKNIYRGVGQGKEKKNNFGANINMDGIRELPEFPIKKYHKKTDSVIEQQVDNSLFSENTFEYQFNPTYDANANGHVRNTENTIEDVPLLADGDTMKIPPAPWWKRFLKPHVYYSYKAVKSRLPEVYGLVDPTEKVNEFDIAHAYDYPAVSAECPLLWIPQDPYGFSKALIADVAGVVDMSDKNATIDKDSKFELQDMPPSYEDIKSENANDTIDPKEDYETTSQENNPFADPNYKGEENRPTV; encoded by the coding sequence ATGGGTAACAAAACAACTACTGCTACTGCCTCAAACACGTCGACCGAGCAGGTCGTTACGGCTTTGGTCAGTAACGGTGCtatctttcttgctttcaTCATAGCCTTCATACTGCTACGtatgaaattgaaaaggataTACGAACCCAAATCCTCATTCAACCTTATCAATGAAGAGAAGAAGCCAGAACCTTTGCCAAAGGGTTTGTGGCAATGGATCAAGccactattgaaaaaatcggACAATTTTATCATCCAGCAAGCCGGTCTGGACggttatttctttttgaggTAccttttcattctttccGTTTATTGTGCTGTATCCCTGCTTTATATCTTTCCCATTTTATTGGCTCTCAACGCAGCTGGTGGAGGTAATCTTCAAACCGGAATGAATCGATTGGCTTATCAGAACGTTAAGCACCGTGGTAGATATTTTGGCCATGTTTTTTGCGGatggattttcttttggggGTTTCTTTACATTGTATATAGAGAGTTGTACTTTTACACTTCTATGAGACAGGCTGTATTGGCTTCTCCTCGTTATGCTAGAAAACTGGCCTCCAGAACCGTACTTTTCCAAACTGTTCCTAAGCAATACTTgagtgaagaagaattttcCAAGTTGTTTGATGGTGTTAAGAGGGTCTGGATCGCCAGAGGTTCCGGTGAGATCGAAGCTATGGTCAAGAAGAGAGACGGTATGGCTTTACAGTTGGAGGGTGCTATAATTAGCTACATGAAATCTGcattgaaagaaatcaagaagttgaacaaaaagagTCCTCAAATGTCCGTGTCTAGTAATATTGCTGATTATGTTCCTGATAAGAAAAGACCACACCATAAAATTAACAAGTTTGccaaattcttctttggtaAAAAAGTTGATACCATAACCTACATTAAAGAGGAGCTACCAAAATTGAACGCACAAGTAAAGGAATTACAAGCGGATCATGAAAGCGCTTCCCCTTTCAATTCCGTTTTCGTGGAGTTTGAATCCCAATATCAGGCTCAAGTCGCCTCTCAGATTACCACGTACCACGCTCCTCTTTTCATGACCCCAGCACACGTTGGTATTGAACCATCCAATATTGTTTGGTTTAATATGAGAATGTTCTGGTGGGAAAGACTAGGCAGAAAAGTTACTTCTGTTTCGGCGATTGTCGCATTAGTTATATTATGGGCAACTCCGGTGGCCTTTGTTGGTTCAATTTCCAATATCACGGCTTTGACCAAAGAACTTCCATGGTTAAATTTCATTTATAGACTACCAGACCATCTAATGGGTCTATTGACATCTCTGGCACCAACCGTGGCATTAGCACTGTTGATGAGTTTATTGCCAGTGTTTATTAGACATATGGCTGTTGCGCAAGGTGCTCCCTCTAAGCAAATTGTAGAACATTTCACTCAACAAGcttattttgcttttcaaGTCATTCAAGTGTTTTTAGTTGTTACAATATCGTCTGCTGCTACATCCACAGTAAGTGCGATTATAGAAGATCCTTCAAAGGCCATGAATTTATTGGCTTCAAATTTACCAAAAGCttctaatttcttcatctccTACGTTATTTTACAAGGTTTCTCCGTTTCATCAGGTGCTCTTTTGCAAATCGTCCCATTAATTATTTTCTATCTCTTGGGCGCTCTTTTAGATGGCACCGTCAGGAAGAAGTGGAATCGTTTTTCTGGTTTATCAAGTATGCAATGGGGAACAacttttccagtttttaCAAATATGGCAgtcatcattttttcttacgCCATCATTTCTCCACTGATTCTATTATTTGGCGCAGTTGCATTCTTCCTATTGTATGTCGcatatttatataatttGACTTATGTCTATCAGGAGTCACCAGATGGGAGAGGTATTTACTACCCAAGGGCTCTATTCCAATCTTTAGTCGGGGTATACATCGGTCAAGTTTGTTTGCTGGgtctttttgttgttggtaaAGGTTATGGTCCTATCATTTTACAAATCATTGGAATTTGTGTCACAGTCTTCGTTCATCTGCATTTGAACATTGCATTTGATCATCTATCGAAAGTTGTACCTGTGGATACAATGAAACCGCTAGACGGTATATTAGATACTCCttccttcaaaaatatctACCGAGGAGTAGGACAGggcaaagaaaagaagaacaatttTGGTGCTAACATCAATATGGATGGAATCAGAGAATTGCCTGAGTTTCCAATCAAGAAATATCACAAGAAGACTGATTCCGTTATTGAACAACAAGTGGATAACAGCTTATTTAGCGAAAACACATTTGAGTATCAATTTAACCCAACCTATGATGCGAATGCAAATGGGCACGTTAGAAATACTGAAAACACAATTGAAGATGTTCCGTTATTAGCAGATGGTGACACAATGAAGATCCCTCCTGCACCGTGGTGGAAGAGATTCTTGAAACCTCACGTCTATTATTCTTATAAGGCTGTGAAAAGCAGACTGCCTGAAGTTTATGGTTTGGTCGATCCTACTGAAAAAGTTAATGAGTTTGATATTGCACATGCTTATGACTATCCAGCCGTTAGCGCAGAATGTCCACTATTATGGATCCCTCAAGATCCTTATGGGTTTTCTAAGGCATTGATTGCCGATGTTGCCGGCGTTGTCGATATGTCTGATAAAAACGCTACGATCGATAAAGACTCAAAGTTTGAATTACAAGACATGCCACCTTCTTACGAAGACATCAAAAGTGAAAATGCAAATGATACAATAGATCCAAAGGAAGATTATGAAACCACTAGCCAGGAAAATAATCCATTCGCAGATCCGAACTAtaaaggagaagaaaaccGTCCGACAGTTTAG
- the PPA2 gene encoding inorganic diphosphatase PPA2, translating to MSLLRMNSFVGKNRSLERLKQTLNILSIRNQRQLSTTQQGSKYTLGFKKYLKLQNGEVGSFFHDVPLDLNEHEKTVNMIVEVPRWTTGKFEISKELKFNPIIQDTKNGKLRFVNNIFPYHGYIHNYGAIPQTWEDPTIEHKLGNGDLALRGDNDPLDCCEIGSDVLEIGSVRRVKVLGSLALIDDGELDWKIIVISVNDPLYPKLNNLENVQEHFPGILDATREWFRKYKVPMGKPLNKFAFREQYMDSDNAIKTIKECNNSWRKLISGSLQAKYDNLPNIERAGKGITLKDSSKPPSEIPPEVQKWYYV from the coding sequence ATGAGTTTACTGCGAATGAATTCTTTCGTCGGTAAAAATAGATCATTAGAACGGTTAAAACAAACACTAAACATACTATCCATTCGTAACCAGAGACAGTTAAGTACCACTCAACAAGGCAGTAAATATACTCTTGGATTCAAGAAATATCTAAAACTTCAAAATGGGGAGGTTGGCTCATTTTTCCATGATGTACCTTTAGATCTAAATGAACATGAAAAGACTGTAAATATGATAGTGGAAGTCCCTAGATGGACTACTGGAAAGTTTGAAATATCCAAAGAACTGAAATTCAATCCCATTATACAAGATACGAAAAACGGTAAGCTTAGATTCGTAAACAACATTTTCCCATATCATGGCTATATACATAACTATGGTGCCATTCCACAAACGTGGGAAGATCCGACAATCGAGCATAAGTTGGGAAACGGCGACTTGGCTTTGAGAGGTGACAATGATCCTCTTGATTGCTGCGAAATTGGTTCAGACGTTTTGGAAATAGGTTCCGTAAGAAGGGTTAAAGTATTAGGATCACTAGCTTTGATTGATGATGGTGAATTGGATTGGAAAATCATAGTAATCAGTGTAAACGATCCCTTATATCCTAAACTTAATAATCTGGAGAATGTTCAAGAGCATTTTCCTGGGATTTTGGATGCTACCAGAGAGTGGTTTAGAAAATACAAAGTTCCAATGGGGAAACCATTGAATAAATTTGCCTTCCGTGAACAATATATGGACTCCGACAACGCCATCAAAACTATAAAGGAATGTAATAACTCGTGGCGTAAACTCATATCAGGATCACTACAGGCCAAGTACGACAACCTGCCAAATATAGAAAGGGCCGGTAAAGGTATTACGCTCAAAGATAGTAGTAAGCCTCCTTCTGAAATACCACCTGAGGTACAGAAATGGTACTATGTTTAG